From Anopheles funestus chromosome 3RL, idAnoFuneDA-416_04, whole genome shotgun sequence, a single genomic window includes:
- the LOC125767940 gene encoding spectrin beta chain isoform X3, with protein MTTDISVVRWDPSQGPGNEFIEDIEYDGGNSSSRLFERSRIKALAEERESVQKKTFTKWVNSHLVRVNSPIKDLYVDMRDGKNLIKLLEVLSGERLPRPTKGKMRIHCLENVDKALQFLREQRVHLENIGSHDIVDGNASLNLGLIWTIILRFQIQDITIEETDNKETKSAKDALLLWCQMKTAGYHNVNVRNFTTSWRDGLAFNAIIHKHRPDLIQFDKLSKTNPIQNLNNAFNVAEEKLGLTKLLDAEDIFVDHPDEKSIITYVVTYYHYFSKLKQETVQGKRIGKVVGIAMDNDRMINEYESLTSELLKWIEVTIVQLGDRHFVNSLVGVQQQLAQFSNYRTVEKPPKFVEKGNLEVLLFTLQSKMRANNQKPYTPKEGKMISDINKAWERLEKAEHERELALREELIRQEKLEQLAARFNRKATMRETWLSENQRLVSTDNFGFDLAAVEAAAKKHEAIETDIFAYEERVQAVVAVCNELEAEKYHDIERIAARKDNVLRLWNYLIELLRARRMRLEFSIQLQQNFQEMIYILDSMEEIKQRLLTDDYGKHLMGVEDLLQKHSLVEADINVLGDRVKQVVQNSQKFLVDEEDNYKPCDPSIIVDRVQRLEDAYAELCKLAVERRSRLEENRKLWQFYWDMADEENWIKEKEQIVSADEIGHDLTTVNLLLSKHKALESEIQSHEPQLTAVSEVGDELVRRGHFGADRIDERLKEIMAMWSNLRQLTDNRRKRLEDAVDYFQLFADADDIDNWMLDALRLVSSEDVGRDEANVQSLLKKHKDVADELKNYAETIEQLHAQADRLTLNPPEQEKVRERLAAIDARYKELMELAKLRKQRLLDALSLYKLISESDGVEQWIGEKERMLQTMVPGKDIEDVEIMKHRYDGFDKEMNANASRVAVVNQLARQLLHVEHPNSQEILEKQNHLNNSWSKLREQAESKRDDLKSAHGVQTFYIECRETVSWIEDKKRILTETDSLQMDLTGVMTLQRRLSGMERDLAAIQAKLTALENEADAIEGEHPEEAALIRERVAQIQTIWEQLTQMLKERDSKLEEAGDLHRFLRDLDHFQAWLTKTQTDVASEDTPTSLPEAEKLLNQHQSIREEIDNYTEDYKKMMEYGEGLTSEPTQTEDPQYMFLRERLKALKDGWEELHQMWENRQVLLSQGLDQQLFNRDARQAEVLLSQQEHVLSKDDTPVNLEQAENQLKRHEAFLTTMEANDEKFNTIVQVAGQMTSKDHFDADKITKRAESIAHRRDDNRNRALELHEKLKNQVKLHEFLQDIEELTEWVQEKYITAQDDTYRSAKTVHSKWTRHQAFEAEIAANKERLHEAKKAAQELMVEKPEFKEIIEPKLTDLSKNFDELETSTKEKGALLFDAKREVIVQQSVDDIDSWMDDLEKQIINTDTGNDLTSVNILMQKQQIIQTQMAVKARQVEELDKQTEVLTKTAPSDVVEPIVEKKTAVNARFEKIKAPLLERQRQLEKKKEAFQFRRDVEDEKLWIDEKMPLAESTEYGNSLFNVHVLKKKHQSLNTEIDNHEPRIMTICNNGQKLIDEGHEDAGSYADLISQLTQKWQELKDAVENRHRQLDQSEKVQQYFFDAAEAESWMSEQELYMMVEDRGKDETSAQNLMKKHESLEQSVEDYADTIRQLGETARQLTTEQHAYSDQVSVKQSQLDKLYAGLKDLAGERRARLDEALQLFMLSREVDDLEQWITDREVVAGSHELGQDYDHITLLWERFNEFAQDTATVGSERVAKANGIADDLIHAGHSDSATIAEWKDGLNESWQDLLELIETRKAMLAASRELHKFFHDCKDVLGRINEKQHGVSEELGRDAGVVSALQRKHQNFIQDLMTLHAQVQQIQEESAKLQAAYAGEKAREITNREHEVLNAWAHLQAMCDERRGKLADTGDLFKFFNMVRTLMLWMEDVVRQMNTSEKPRDVSGVELLMNNHQSLKAEIDTREDNFSACLALGKELLSRNHYASADIKDRLLQLTNSRNALLHRWEERWENLQLILEVYQFARDAAVAEAWLIAQEPYLMSTELGHTIDEVENLIKKHEAFEKSAAAQEERFSALERLTTFELKEMKRRQDAAEEAERQRLEAEAAARAAAEAEAEAARQAEAAAARDAADAPGSPHSTREQESVAGETFVSRRHSGTPKERSSSSASASAGVKVSRRSRSKSPFRSFRWKRTASKADEAASDDEDRPSPGGADEGAQEGILTRKHEWESTTKKASNRSWDKVYCVARSGRLTFFKDQRSAKSVPEQTFRGEPPLELKGAQIEIASDYTKKKHVFRIKLSNGGEFLLQCHDDSEMQQWLRKLRKHT; from the exons ATGACGACTGACATTTCCGTAGTACGATGGGACCCTAGCCAGGGTCCTGGAAATGAATTTATCGAAGATATCGAATACGACGGAGGAAACTCCAGTTCCCGTTTATTCGAACGATCACGCATCAAGGCGTTAGCAG AGGAACGTGAAAGTGTTCAAAAAAAGACATTCACAAAATGGGTCAACTCGCACCTTGTTCGGGTGAACAGTCCGATCAAAGACCTGTATGTCGATATGCGGGATGGCAAAAACTTGATCAAGCTGCTAGAGGTACTCTCGGGTGAGCGATTGCCACGGCCAACGAAGGGCAAGATGCGTATCCACTGTCTGGAAAATGTGGACAAAGCGCTGCAATTTTTGCGTGAACAGCGTGTCCATTTGGAAAATATCGGTTCGCACGATATTGTCGATGGTAACGCTAGTTTGAACCTGGGCTTGATCTGGACAATCATTCTGCGCTTCCAG ATTCAAGATATTACTATAGAAGAAACGGACAACAAAGAGACCAAATCTGCCAAGGATGCGTTGCTGCTGTGGTGTCAAATGAAAACTGCCGGTTATCATAATGTAAACGTGCGCAACTTTACCACCTCGTGGCGTGACGGATTGGCGTTCAATGCAATTATACACAAGCACCGGCCGGACTTGATACAGTTCGACAAGCTGTCGAAAACAAATCCGATCCAGAACTTGAACAATGCATTCAACGTCGCGGAAGAGAAGCTTGGCCTGACGAAGCTGCTCGACGCGGAAGACATCTTCGTCGATCATCCGGACGAAAAGTCAATCATTACGTACGTCGTGACGTACTATCACTACTTCAGCAAGCTGAAGCAGGAAACGGTACAGGGCAAGCGTATTGGCAAGGTGGTCGGTATTGCGATGGACAACGATCGCATGATCAACGAGTACGAATCGTTGACGAGCGAGCTGCTGAAATGGATTGAAGTGACGATCGTGCAGTTGGGCGATCGGCATTTTGTCAACTCGCTCGTAGGCGTACAGCAACAGCTGGCACAGTTCTCCAACTATCGCACGGTCGAAAAGCCGCCGAAGTTTGTCGAGAAGGGCAACCTCGAGGTGCTACTGTTCACGCTCCAGTCAAAGATGAGagcaaacaatcaaaaacCGTACACGCCCAAGGAGGGTAAGATGATTTCAGATATCAACAAGGCCTGGGAACGTTTGGAAAAGGCTGAGCACGAGCGTGAACTGGCGTTGCGCGAGGAGTTGATCCGCCAGGAGAAGCTAGAGCAGCTTGCAGCCCGCTTCAACCGCAAAGCTACGATGCGTGAAACCTGGCTGTCCGAGAACCAGCGTCTGGTTAGCACGGATAACTTTGGCTTTGATTTGGCTGCAGTCGAAGCAGCCGCCAAAAAGCATGAAGCTATCGAAACGGACATCTTTGCGTACGAGGAGCGAGTGCAAGCTGTGGTTGCAGTTTGCAACGAGCTGGAAGCCGAAAAGTATCACGATATTGAGCGCATTGCTGCCCGCAAGGATAATGTGCTGCGTCTGTGGAACTACCTGATCGAGCTGCTCCGTGCTCGACGCATGCGCCTCGAGTTCTCCATTCAGCTACAGCAGAACTTCCAGGAGATGATCTACATTCTGGACTCGATGGAGGAGATCAAGCAACGTTTGCTGACGGACGATTACGGCAAACATCTGATGGGTGTAGAGGACTTGCTGCAGAAGCATTCGCTCGTCGAGGCGGACATCAACGTGCTTGGTGATCGTGTGAAACAAGTTGTACAAAATTCGCAGAAGTTCTTGGTGGACGAGGAGGATAACTACAAACCGTGCGACCCATCGATCATCGTCGATCGCGTCCAGCGTCTGGAGGATGCGTACGCCGAACTGTGCAAGCTCGCTGTCGAACGTCGCTCCCGGTTGGAGGAGAACCGCAAGCTGTGGCAGTTCTACTGGGACATGGCTGATGAGGAGAACTGGATCAAGGAGAAGGAGCAGATTGTGTCGGCAGATGAGATTGGTCACGATTTGACGACGGTTAACTTGCTGTTGTCGAAACACAAGGCGCTCGAATCGGAGATACAGTCGCACGAACCGCAACTGACGGCCGTCAGCGAGGTTGGAGATGAGCTGGTGCGCCGTGGTCACTTCGGTGCAGATCGTATCGATGAGCGTTTGAAGGAAATCATGGCTATGTGGAGCAATTTGCGCCAGCTGACAGACAACCGTCGCAAGCGGCTAGAAGATGCGGTAGATTACTTCCAGCTGTTTGCCGACGCAGATGACATCGATAACTGGATGTTGGACGCTTTGCGGCTGGTATCGTCCGAGGATGTGGGTCGCGATGAAGCAAATGTGCAGAGTTTGCTTAAGAAGCACAAGGACGTTGCGGACGAGCTGAAGAACTACGCCGAAACGATCGAACAGCTGCATGCTCAGGCCGATCGCTTGACGCTTAACCCTCCGGAACAGGAGAAGGTACGCGAGCGTCTCGCTGCGATCGATGCCCGCTACAAGGAGCTGATGGAGTTGGCCAAGCTGCGCAAACAGCGACTGCTGGATGCTCTCAGCCTGTACAAGCTGATTTCCGAAAGCGACGGTGTCGAGCAATGGATCGGAGAAAAGGAACGCATGTTGCAGACAATGGTCCCGGGCAAAGACATCGAAGATGTGGAAATCATGAAGCATCGTTACGACGGATTCGACAAAGAAATGAACGCCAATGCGTCTCGCGTCGCTGTAGTGAACCAGCTTGCCCGACAGCTGTTGCATGTGGAGCATCCAAATTCACAGGAAATTCTAGAGAAACAGAACCACCTGAACAACTCCTGGTCGAAGTTGCGCGAGCAAGCGGAAAGCAAGCGCGACGATCTGAAATCGGCTCACGGTGTGCAGACGTTCTACATCGAATGTCGCGAAACGGTGTCGTGGATCGAGGACAAGAAGCGCATCCTCACCGAGACGGACAGTCTACAGATGGATTTGACCGGTGTGATGACGCTGCAGCGCCGTCTGAGCGGTATGGAACGCGATTTGGCCGCTATCCAGGCGAAGCTGACGGCGCTCGAGAACGAAGCCGACGCAATCGAGGGTGAACATCCGGAGGAGGCCGCATTGATCCGCGAGCGTGTGGCACAGATTCAAACCATCTGGGAACAACTGACCCAGATGCTGAAGGAGCGCGATTCCAAGCTGGAGGAGGCTGGCGATTTGCACCGTTTCCTACGCGATCTGGATCACTTCCAGGCATGGTTGACCAAGACACAGACGGATGTCGCTTCCGAGGATACGCCAACATCGCTGCCCGAGGCTGAGAAACTGCTCAACCAGCATCAGAGCATCCGCGAAGAAATCGACAACTACACCGAGGACTACAAGAAGATGATGGAGTACGGCGAGGGTCTCACGTCGGAGCCAACGCAAACCGAGGACCCGCAGTACATGTTCTTGCGCGAGCGTCTGAAGGCGCTGAAGGATGGCTGGGAGGAACTGCACCAGATGTGGGAAAATCGTCAGGTGTTGCTTTCCCAAGGTTTGGATCAGCAACTGTTCAACCGCGATGCCCGCCAGGCCGAGGTACTGCTCAGCCAACAGGAGCATGTGCTTAGCAAGGATGATACCCCGGTCAATCTGGAACAGGCCGAAAATCAGCTGAAACGTCACGAAGCGTTCCTCACGACAATGGAAGCTAACGATGAGAAGTTCAATACGATCGTCCAGGTTGCGGGTCAGATGACGAGCAAGGATCATTTCGACGCAGACAAGATCACGAAGCGTGCCGAAAGCATTGCACACCGGCGTGACGATAACCGTAACCGTGCGCTGGAACTGCACGAGAAGCTAAAGAACCAGGTGAAACTGCACGAGTTCTTGCAGGATATTGAAGAGCTGACGGAGTGGGTGCAGGAGAAGTACATCACCGCACAGGACGACACTTATCGCAGCGCCAAGACGGTGCACTCGAAATGGACCCGACATCAGGCGTTTGAGGCAGAAATTGCCGCTAACAAGGAGCGTCTGCATGAGGCGAAGAAGGCCGCTCAGGAGCTCATGGTGGAGAAGCCGGAGTTCAAGGAAATTATCGAACCGAAGCTGACGGATCTGTCGAAGAACTTCGACGAGCTGGAAACCAGTACCAAGGAAAAGGGTGCCCTTCTGTTCGATGCCAAGCGTGAAGTGATTGTGCAGCAGAGCGTCGACGATATCGATTCGTGGATGGACGACCTAGAGAAGCAGATCATCAACACAGACACTGGCAACGATCTAACCTCGGTGAACATTCTCATGCAGAAGCAACAGATCATCCAAACACAGATGGCCGTGAAGGCTCGCCAGGTGGAGGAGCTTGACAAACAGACGGAGGTACTGACGAAGACTGCCCCGTCCGATGTGGTCGAACCGATCGTGGAGAAGAAGACGGCAGTAAATGCACGTTTCGAAAAGATCAAGGCACCACTGTTGGAACGCCAACGGCAGctagaaaagaagaaggaagcgTTCCAGTTCCGCCGAGATGTCGAGGACGAAAAGTTGTGGATCGACGAGAAGATGCCGCTGGCCGAATCGACCGAATATGGCAACTCGCTGTTCAATGTGCATGTGCTGAAGAAGAAGCACCAGTCGCTGAATACGGAAATCGACAACCACGAGCCACGCATCATGACGATCTGCAACAATGGTCAGAAGCTGATCGACGAAGGTCACGAAGATGCGGGCTCTTACGCCGATCTGATCAGCCAGCTGACGCAGAAGTGGCAGGAGCTGAAGGATGCGGTCGAAAACCGTCACCGCCAGCTGGACCAGTCGGAGAAGGTGCAGCAATACTTCTTCGATGCGGCTGAAGCGGAATCGTGGATGAGCGAACAGGAGCTGTACATGATGGTGGAGGATCGTGGCAAGGACGAAACATCGGCCCAGAATCTGATGAAGAAGCATGAAAGTCTGGAACAATCGGTGGAAGACTATGCCGACACTATTCGCCAGCTGGGTGAAACCGCACGTCAGCTAACGACCGAACAGCACGCGTACAGCGATCAGGTATCGGTGAAACAGTCGCAGCTGGACAAACTGTACGCTGGTTTGAAGGATCTGGCAGGCGAACGTCGTGCCCGTTTGGATGAGGCCCTGCAGCTGTTCATGTTGAGCCGTGAGGTAGATGATCTGGAACAGTGGATTACCGACCGTGAAGTGGTTGCAGGTTCGCACGAGCTTGGACAAGACTACGATCACATTACGCTGCTGTGGGAACGCTTCAACGAGTTCGCCCAGGATACGGCCACCGTTGGCAGTGAGCGCgtcgctaaggcaaacggtaTTGCTGACGATCTTATCCATGCCGGCCACTCGGACAGTGCTACGATCGCCGAATGGAAGGACGGTTTGAATGAGTCCTGGCAGGATCTGCTGGAGTTGATCGAAACACGCAAGGCGATGTTGGCCGCTTCGCGCGAACTGCACAAATTCTTCCACGACTGCAAGGACGTGCTGGGACGCATTAACGAGAAGCAGCATGGCGTTTCGGAGGAGCTGGGCCGTGATGCGGGTGTCGTGTCGGCCCTGCAGCGCAAGCACCAGAACTTCATCCAAGACCTGATGACgctacacgcgcaggtgcaacAGATTCAGGAAGAGTCGGCCAAACTGCAGGCGGCGTACGCCGGTGAGAAGGCACGGGAAATTACGAACCGCGAACACGAAGTGCTAAATGCGTGGGCCCATCTGCAAGCGATGTGCGATGAGCGTCGTGGCAAGCTTGCCGACACCGGTGATCTGTTCAAGTTCTTCAACATGGTCCGCACGCTGATGCTGTGGATGGAGGACGTTGTGCGGCAGATGAACACGTCGGAGAAGCCGCGCGACGTATCGGGCGTCGAACTGCTCATGAACAACCACCAAAGCCTGAAGGCGGAAATTGATACGCGCGAGGATAACTTCAGCGCCTGTCTGGCGTTGGGCAAGGAACTGCTGTCCCGTAATCACTACGCATCGGCTGACATTAAGGATCGATTGTTGCAGCTCACAAACAGCCGAAATGCACTGCTACATCGATGGGAAGAGCGTTGGGAGAATTTGCAGCTGA TTTTGGAAGTGTATCAGTTCGCCCGCGATGCTGCCGTCGCTGAGGCATGGCTTATCGCACAGGAACCGTATCTGATGTCAACCGAGCTGGGACACACTATTGACGAGGTGGAGAATCTAATTAAGAAGCACGAAGCCTTCGAAAAATCTGCCGCTGCCCAAGAGGAACGCTTTAGCGCATTAGAGCGATTGACAACG TTTGAGCTCAAAGAAATGAAGCGTCGCCAGGATGCAGCCGAGGAAGCAGAACGCCAGCGACTGGAAGCGGAAGCGGCCGCACGTGCCGCTGCCGAAGCAGAAGCCGAAGCAGCCCGACAGGCAGAAGCGGCCGCAGCGCGTGATGCAGCCGATGCACCAGGTTCACCACATTCCACCCGCGAACAAGAGTCAG TTGCCGGTGAGACGTTCGTATCGCGAAGGCATTCCGGTACACCGAAGGAACGGTCCAGCAGTTCGGCAAGTGCATCGGCCGGCGTTAAGGTCAGTCGACGGTCTCGCTCCAAAAGCCCGTTCCGGAGCTTCAGATGGAAGCGTACCGCCTCGAAAGCGGACGAAGCGGCCTCCGATGACGAAG ATCGTCCTAGTCCAGGTGGAGCAGATGAAGGTGCACAGGAAGGAATCCTTACACGCAAACACGAATGGGAATCGACTACGAAGAAGGCTTCGAACCGTTCCTGGGATAAA GTCTATTGTGTTGCCCGTAGCGGCCGGTTAACGTTCTTCAAGGATCAACGATCAGCAAAATCGGTACCGGAGCAGACGTTCCGCGGTGAGCCACCGCTAGAGCTGAAGGGTGCTCAGATCGAAATCGCCAGCGATTACACGAAGAAGAAGCACGTGTTCAGAATCAA ACTATCGAATGGCGGTGAATTCCTGCTCCAGTGTCACGATGATTCCGAGATGCAGCAATGG TTAAGAAAATTGCGAAAACATACATGA